The Halomonas sp. 7T genome contains a region encoding:
- the leuB gene encoding 3-isopropylmalate dehydrogenase — MTHKVLLLPGDGIGPEIAAQAARLLTACQEAGLDIEVEEGLVGGSAYDVHGDPLPAETLEKAKAASAILLGAVGGPKWDKLEDLSKRPEKGLLGLRKNLGLFGNLRPAMLYPQLASASSLKPELVAGLDIMIVRELTGGIYFGQPRGIEVRNGERVGFNTYVYSESEIERIGRVAFEMAQKRGKKLCSVDKANVLEVTILWREVMERLAPEYPGVELSHMYVDNAAMQLVRAPKQFDVVVTGNMFGDILSDAAAMLTGSIGMLPSASLNESGQGMYEPCHGSAPDIAGQNIANPLAMMLSVAMMLRYSLNETAMAERIEAAVGSVLDDGLRTADIASEGTRRVSTVEMGDAVLAAFARA; from the coding sequence ATGACTCATAAAGTGTTACTGCTGCCCGGTGATGGTATCGGCCCGGAGATCGCGGCCCAGGCGGCGCGTTTATTGACAGCCTGCCAAGAGGCAGGTTTGGATATCGAAGTAGAAGAGGGCTTGGTGGGCGGTTCTGCCTACGACGTTCACGGCGATCCGCTGCCCGCTGAAACTCTGGAAAAAGCCAAAGCTGCTAGCGCTATTCTGCTAGGTGCGGTGGGTGGGCCCAAGTGGGATAAGCTCGAAGACCTCTCCAAGCGTCCCGAAAAAGGCCTGCTGGGTCTGCGGAAGAACTTGGGTCTGTTCGGCAACCTCCGCCCGGCCATGCTCTACCCGCAGCTGGCCAGCGCCTCCAGCCTGAAGCCTGAGCTAGTGGCGGGGCTTGATATTATGATCGTGCGCGAGCTGACTGGTGGCATCTACTTTGGTCAGCCCCGCGGTATCGAAGTGCGCAACGGTGAGCGCGTCGGGTTCAACACCTATGTCTACTCTGAAAGCGAAATTGAGCGCATTGGTCGCGTGGCTTTCGAGATGGCTCAAAAGCGGGGCAAAAAGCTCTGCTCGGTCGATAAAGCCAACGTATTAGAAGTCACCATTCTGTGGCGTGAAGTGATGGAGCGCTTAGCGCCGGAGTATCCGGGCGTTGAGCTGTCCCACATGTACGTGGATAACGCGGCTATGCAGCTGGTGCGCGCACCTAAGCAGTTTGATGTGGTGGTGACCGGCAATATGTTTGGCGATATCTTGTCGGACGCCGCCGCCATGCTCACCGGCTCGATCGGTATGTTGCCTTCCGCCTCATTAAATGAGAGCGGGCAGGGCATGTACGAACCTTGCCACGGCAGCGCGCCGGATATCGCGGGTCAAAACATTGCTAACCCGCTGGCGATGATGCTTTCTGTGGCGATGATGCTGCGCTACTCGCTCAACGAAACGGCGATGGCCGAGCGTATTGAAGCAGCCGTAGGTAGCGTGCTGGATGATGGCCTGCGCACTGCCGACATCGCTTCTGAAGGTACGCGGCGTGTCTCCACCGTGGAGATGGGTGACGCGGTGCTCGCCGCATTTGCCCGGGCTTAG
- a CDS encoding FimV/HubP family polar landmark protein, with translation MKQTHTWLLWLPLSAVSSLALAVGLGPASVNSPLDAPLNATVPVLDASQYALDELRVSVADEADFTAAGLEWTPLISSLRVQLREQADGRQLVLSSSQVVDDPWLDVLLTIDSPGGEATRAFTLLFDPPNMVNARSPSREQQEVALPNRQPASATPGVPNDGSTSLANNTAYVASGDTLWSVADRVRPANASVQQMIVALVDANPRVFPSSNINNLRAGQTLIMPSREQVMARSPGEAARAVQAMRRTSEQPPSSQQADTPPAETAAEIAQEEPNQSADEGAGGGADESATATEPATEPLDAEQAQNPESALADLTLDDVIQQLAESQAMLQQVLEERAQLRMELAELRQEVAALTEALNASQQGSSAANAVATGLLEGARGEQNQGGAPESAVNQRSVFAPLAEYRWPLASIALALLLAGLVWSRKRRERQWEDAPVTARSVTPPSAPSSAATAAGRTEPHVAESTGAATSGARQAEAPFAEAASVEPVTDFPSAASSSSESQVAEPGLDTAAFDEAPVMKPSTAASNEPPPTVNDSEAPKEWEADDDDVFTRSQASGLAAQRQQPKPDSHEQVSLAPSAVKPEASALDDSHHVDEQEHPQERVEDEMSPPDEDQRSQPLDYYIDYNPPSLKHEETSEEGAINNGVNNGTTTSSKRANYTPRVPEDEWEIEEVAFEPRRRDNS, from the coding sequence ATGAAACAGACGCACACATGGTTATTGTGGCTACCGCTTAGTGCCGTTAGTTCGCTAGCGCTGGCTGTCGGTTTAGGCCCCGCATCGGTGAACTCACCGCTGGATGCCCCCCTGAACGCTACCGTGCCGGTGCTAGACGCTAGCCAATATGCGTTGGACGAACTGCGAGTCTCCGTTGCTGATGAAGCGGATTTTACAGCAGCAGGGTTAGAGTGGACGCCGCTTATTTCATCGCTGCGTGTCCAGTTACGCGAACAGGCTGATGGACGTCAGTTGGTCCTTAGCTCTTCGCAGGTGGTTGACGATCCCTGGCTCGATGTTTTGTTAACAATCGATTCCCCAGGGGGAGAGGCCACCCGAGCTTTCACACTGCTATTTGATCCACCCAACATGGTGAACGCACGCAGCCCCTCGCGTGAGCAGCAGGAAGTAGCCCTACCCAATCGCCAGCCTGCTTCTGCAACCCCTGGCGTGCCAAACGACGGTAGCACGTCCCTAGCGAATAACACCGCGTACGTGGCAAGCGGCGATACCCTGTGGAGTGTGGCCGACCGGGTGAGGCCAGCTAATGCTAGCGTACAGCAGATGATCGTGGCGCTGGTAGATGCTAATCCACGTGTTTTTCCCTCTAGTAATATTAATAACCTGCGCGCTGGCCAAACCTTGATAATGCCGAGCCGCGAGCAGGTGATGGCTCGCTCTCCCGGAGAGGCGGCGCGTGCGGTACAAGCAATGCGGCGCACAAGTGAACAGCCGCCGTCCTCTCAGCAGGCTGATACGCCGCCTGCTGAAACGGCAGCCGAAATTGCCCAGGAAGAGCCGAATCAGAGTGCTGACGAGGGTGCCGGTGGGGGTGCTGATGAGAGTGCGACCGCCACGGAACCAGCGACAGAGCCGCTTGACGCTGAGCAGGCGCAAAATCCAGAAAGCGCGCTGGCGGACCTTACCTTAGATGACGTCATTCAGCAGCTGGCCGAAAGCCAAGCTATGCTCCAGCAAGTGCTTGAAGAGCGGGCTCAGCTGCGTATGGAGCTGGCTGAGCTGCGTCAGGAGGTCGCTGCGTTAACCGAGGCGCTGAATGCCTCCCAGCAGGGGAGTAGCGCGGCTAATGCTGTCGCAACGGGGCTTTTGGAAGGCGCGCGGGGCGAACAAAATCAGGGGGGAGCGCCAGAATCTGCTGTCAATCAGCGGAGTGTGTTTGCGCCGCTGGCGGAGTATCGATGGCCGCTGGCCAGTATTGCCCTCGCGCTTTTGTTGGCAGGATTGGTTTGGTCGCGCAAGCGCCGAGAGCGTCAGTGGGAAGATGCTCCGGTAACCGCCCGTTCCGTAACGCCTCCATCGGCGCCATCTTCTGCTGCGACAGCCGCTGGGCGCACGGAGCCGCATGTCGCGGAGTCTACTGGTGCTGCCACCAGCGGGGCACGTCAAGCCGAGGCACCTTTCGCCGAGGCCGCCAGTGTAGAGCCGGTGACTGATTTCCCGTCTGCGGCTTCAAGCTCTTCTGAATCGCAGGTTGCCGAGCCAGGGTTGGATACTGCAGCGTTTGATGAGGCGCCGGTAATGAAGCCCAGCACGGCTGCGTCAAATGAGCCGCCGCCAACGGTTAATGACAGTGAAGCACCAAAAGAGTGGGAAGCTGACGACGATGACGTGTTTACACGCAGCCAAGCGTCGGGATTAGCGGCACAACGTCAGCAGCCTAAACCGGATAGCCATGAACAGGTATCGCTGGCGCCTTCGGCTGTGAAGCCGGAAGCCAGCGCGCTTGATGATTCACACCATGTTGATGAGCAGGAGCATCCTCAGGAGCGCGTGGAGGACGAGATGTCGCCGCCTGATGAGGATCAGCGTTCGCAGCCCCTAGATTACTATATTGACTATAATCCCCCATCACTAAAACACGAGGAAACAAGTGAAGAGGGCGCTATTAACAATGGGGTGAACAACGGCACGACCACCTCTTCTAAGAGAGCGAATTATACGCCGCGAGTGCCTGAAGATGAGTGGGAAATTGAAGAGGTGGCATTCGAGCCGCGACGTCGGGATAATAGCTAA
- the accD gene encoding acetyl-CoA carboxylase, carboxyltransferase subunit beta codes for MSWLDKIVPSMGRIQRKDRRASVPDGLWRKCPKCEAVLYLPELEKHHSVCPKCEHHLRLTARKRLDWFLDKQGREEIAAEIEPNDRLKFRDSKKYKDRLVAAQKDTGEKDALVAMRGELDGLPVVAVAFEFTFMGGSMGAVVGEKFVRAATVALEARIPLVCFAASGGARMQEALFSLMQMAKTSAALEKLKQEGVPYISVLTDPVFGGVSASLAMLGDLNIAEPNALIGFAGPRVIEQTVRETLPEGFQRSEFLLEHGTVDMIVHRHEMRDRVGSVLRKLTHNSASAVVVSAPDDVEIVEPLLDEERVAEAADAAPKEANSEHSSSKSDDATRNA; via the coding sequence ATGAGCTGGTTAGATAAAATCGTGCCCTCTATGGGGCGTATCCAGCGTAAAGACCGTCGTGCCAGCGTGCCCGATGGCCTCTGGCGTAAATGTCCCAAGTGTGAAGCGGTTCTCTACCTCCCTGAGTTAGAGAAACATCACAGCGTATGCCCTAAGTGTGAGCATCACTTACGCTTGACAGCCCGTAAGCGCTTGGATTGGTTCCTGGATAAACAGGGTCGTGAAGAGATCGCCGCCGAGATTGAGCCGAACGACCGCCTCAAATTCCGCGACTCCAAGAAGTATAAAGATCGTCTTGTGGCCGCGCAGAAAGACACTGGCGAAAAAGATGCCCTGGTAGCCATGCGTGGTGAGCTAGATGGCCTACCTGTGGTAGCCGTGGCTTTTGAGTTTACGTTCATGGGTGGCTCGATGGGCGCCGTGGTGGGCGAGAAATTCGTTCGCGCGGCGACGGTGGCTCTGGAAGCGCGTATTCCGCTGGTCTGTTTTGCAGCCTCAGGCGGCGCGCGTATGCAAGAAGCGCTTTTCTCGCTAATGCAAATGGCTAAGACCTCGGCAGCGCTTGAAAAGCTCAAGCAGGAAGGCGTGCCGTATATCTCTGTGTTAACGGATCCCGTGTTTGGTGGTGTATCGGCGTCGCTTGCGATGCTGGGTGATCTCAATATTGCCGAACCTAATGCGCTGATTGGTTTTGCTGGGCCGCGAGTTATCGAGCAAACCGTGCGTGAAACCCTGCCCGAAGGGTTCCAGCGCAGTGAGTTCCTATTAGAGCACGGCACGGTGGATATGATTGTCCACCGCCATGAGATGCGTGACCGCGTAGGAAGCGTGCTGCGTAAACTCACTCACAATAGCGCGTCGGCCGTGGTAGTGAGTGCGCCTGACGATGTGGAAATCGTCGAGCCGCTGTTAGATGAAGAACGTGTGGCAGAAGCTGCTGACGCTGCTCCCAAGGAGGCGAATAGCGAACACAGTTCATCCAAGAGCGATGACGCGACACGCAATGCCTAA
- the truA gene encoding tRNA pseudouridine(38-40) synthase TruA, giving the protein MTLFYHFDETQPLAGRLAMGIEYDGSRFCGFQRLKHAASVQASVEDALAKVAGAPIQIHASGRTDSGVHATRQVIHFDPPVQRSEKAWIFGANTNLPRDVAVRWVKPVSDDFHSRLGALGRRYRYIFLNQISRPVLERANVTWCRDPLDAEAMHRAAQALVGEHDFSSFRAAGCQSKTPWRQMHFVEVKRYGPIVVIDIQGNAFLHHMIRNIAGALASVGRGVQDEAHIERLLALKNRRKGDVTAPACGLHFVDSIYDERFALPQEPLGPNLLAFTGEWTGERPLPDNPRIAARRKLTFKNKSAPEQQEATP; this is encoded by the coding sequence ATGACGCTGTTCTATCACTTTGATGAAACACAACCGCTGGCTGGCCGCCTTGCGATGGGCATTGAGTATGACGGCTCGCGCTTTTGTGGCTTCCAACGCTTAAAACATGCGGCTTCGGTTCAGGCATCGGTAGAAGATGCCTTAGCGAAGGTGGCGGGTGCGCCGATTCAAATCCACGCCAGCGGGCGCACAGATTCTGGTGTACATGCCACGCGTCAGGTCATCCATTTTGACCCGCCGGTTCAGCGCTCTGAAAAAGCCTGGATTTTTGGTGCCAATACGAACCTTCCCAGGGATGTGGCAGTACGCTGGGTGAAGCCAGTGTCAGATGACTTTCATTCACGCCTAGGGGCGCTTGGCCGTCGCTATCGCTATATTTTCTTGAACCAAATCAGTCGCCCCGTCTTAGAGCGCGCCAACGTGACGTGGTGCCGTGACCCGTTGGATGCAGAGGCGATGCATCGTGCAGCGCAGGCATTAGTGGGCGAGCACGATTTCAGCAGTTTCCGTGCCGCAGGCTGTCAGTCGAAAACACCTTGGCGGCAAATGCATTTTGTAGAAGTAAAGCGCTATGGCCCCATCGTGGTGATTGATATTCAGGGCAATGCGTTTTTGCACCATATGATTCGCAATATCGCGGGGGCGTTGGCAAGCGTAGGTCGCGGCGTCCAGGATGAAGCGCATATTGAGCGTCTACTGGCGCTAAAGAATCGTCGCAAAGGGGATGTAACCGCGCCCGCCTGCGGCTTACATTTTGTTGATTCGATTTACGACGAGCGTTTTGCACTGCCCCAAGAGCCGCTAGGCCCCAACCTGCTGGCGTTTACGGGCGAGTGGACGGGCGAGCGGCCGCTTCCGGATAACCCACGTATCGCGGCGAGGCGAAAGCTCACTTTCAAAAATAAATCCGCGCCGGAGCAGCAGGAGGCAACCCCGTGA
- the trpB gene encoding tryptophan synthase subunit beta, whose translation MPVTVSVSETKFSDLTRMPDARGHFGPYGGRFVSETLSFALEELEQTYLSLRDDPAFQAEFDRDLAHYVGRPSPLYHAERWSQSLGGAQIWLKREDLNHTGAHKVNNTIGQALLAKKTGKPRVIAETGAGQHGVATATVAARLGLECDVYMGAADVQRQKLNVYRMRLLGARVIPVESGTRTLKDAMNEALRDWVTNVDNTFYIIGTVAGPHPYPQLVRDFNAVVGREARQQSLAQIGRLPDALIACVGGGSNALGLFYPFVEDDAVAMYGVEAGGDGVETGRHAAPLSSNAPRGVLHGNRTYLMSDEAGQVSDTHSISAGLDYPGVGPEHALWKDVGRVHYVAANDKEVLEAFRELTHMEGIMPALESAHALAHAKVLAPTMRPDQHIVVNLSGRGDKDIMTVANIDGIEF comes from the coding sequence ATGCCTGTGACTGTCTCAGTATCTGAAACCAAGTTCAGCGACCTGACCCGAATGCCGGATGCCCGTGGTCATTTTGGCCCCTACGGCGGCCGGTTTGTGTCAGAAACCTTGAGCTTTGCTCTGGAAGAGCTTGAGCAGACTTATTTAAGTCTGCGCGATGACCCAGCCTTTCAGGCAGAGTTTGACCGTGATCTAGCCCACTATGTAGGGCGTCCATCGCCGCTTTATCATGCCGAGCGTTGGTCACAGTCGTTAGGCGGCGCGCAAATTTGGTTAAAGCGTGAAGACCTGAACCATACCGGCGCTCACAAAGTTAACAACACGATCGGCCAAGCGTTACTGGCAAAGAAAACCGGTAAACCGCGCGTGATTGCGGAAACCGGCGCTGGCCAGCATGGTGTTGCCACAGCTACCGTGGCGGCGCGTTTAGGCCTTGAGTGTGATGTGTATATGGGCGCTGCCGATGTTCAACGCCAGAAGCTGAACGTTTACCGTATGCGCCTGTTAGGCGCGCGGGTTATTCCGGTGGAGTCCGGCACGCGTACGCTCAAAGACGCCATGAACGAAGCGCTGCGCGATTGGGTAACGAACGTTGATAACACGTTTTATATCATTGGTACTGTCGCCGGCCCTCATCCGTATCCGCAGCTGGTGCGGGATTTCAATGCAGTAGTTGGCCGTGAAGCGCGCCAACAATCCTTAGCGCAAATTGGCCGCTTGCCCGACGCGCTCATCGCCTGTGTGGGCGGTGGCTCAAATGCGTTGGGGCTTTTCTACCCGTTCGTGGAAGATGACGCGGTTGCGATGTACGGCGTGGAAGCCGGTGGTGATGGGGTCGAGACAGGTCGCCATGCAGCGCCGCTCTCCTCTAACGCGCCGCGAGGCGTATTACACGGTAACCGTACCTATTTGATGTCTGATGAGGCGGGCCAAGTGTCGGACACTCATTCGATTTCTGCCGGGCTTGACTACCCAGGCGTTGGCCCAGAGCACGCGCTTTGGAAGGACGTTGGCCGAGTTCATTATGTGGCGGCAAACGATAAAGAAGTGCTGGAAGCGTTTCGTGAGCTAACCCACATGGAAGGCATTATGCCAGCACTTGAGTCTGCCCATGCGCTGGCGCATGCGAAAGTGTTAGCACCCACAATGCGCCCTGACCAGCATATCGTGGTCAATCTTTCGGGTCGTGGTGATAAAGATATTATGACCGTGGCTAATATCGACGGCATTGAGTTTTAA
- the asd gene encoding aspartate-semialdehyde dehydrogenase has protein sequence MLKVGFVGWRGMVGSVLMQRMQEDGDFNGIEPVFFTTSQVGQPGPDIGVDVPPLKDAFDIEALKALDVVITCQGGDYTKPVYKDLREAGWKGYWIDAASTLRMEDEATIILDPVNRNVIDAQLAKGAKTFVGGNCTVSLMLMGLGGLFEADMVEWMTSMTYQAASGSGAKHMRELLNQMGALRDSVGEELKDTSSAILDIDRKVTAAMRSGDFPTDNFAAPLAGSLLPWIDTKLDNGQSREEWKGSVETNKILGLENNPVPIDGLCVRIGAMRSHSQAFTIKLKQDVPLDEIEERIAKHNEWVKLIPNDKDATIAGLTPAAATGTLQVPVGRLRKLNMGGEYLSAFSVGDQLLWGAAEPLKRMLKILREQ, from the coding sequence ATGTTGAAAGTCGGTTTCGTAGGATGGCGTGGCATGGTGGGCTCGGTGCTGATGCAGCGCATGCAGGAAGACGGTGACTTTAACGGCATTGAGCCGGTATTTTTCACCACTTCCCAAGTAGGCCAGCCAGGGCCCGACATCGGCGTGGACGTACCTCCGCTGAAAGACGCGTTTGATATCGAGGCGCTGAAGGCCCTTGATGTGGTGATTACCTGTCAAGGCGGTGATTACACCAAGCCGGTTTATAAAGACCTGCGCGAAGCAGGCTGGAAAGGCTACTGGATCGATGCCGCCAGCACGCTGCGTATGGAAGATGAAGCGACGATTATTCTTGATCCGGTAAACCGTAACGTCATCGACGCCCAGCTTGCTAAAGGGGCGAAAACGTTTGTGGGCGGTAACTGCACCGTCAGCCTGATGCTGATGGGCTTGGGCGGCCTGTTTGAAGCCGATATGGTCGAGTGGATGACCTCCATGACCTACCAAGCGGCGTCTGGCTCCGGTGCCAAGCATATGCGTGAACTGCTCAATCAAATGGGCGCACTGCGCGACAGCGTAGGCGAAGAGCTAAAAGACACCTCTAGCGCGATTCTGGACATTGACCGCAAAGTAACCGCAGCGATGCGCAGCGGCGATTTCCCCACCGATAACTTCGCCGCACCGCTGGCAGGCAGCTTGCTGCCGTGGATCGACACCAAGCTCGATAACGGCCAGAGCCGTGAAGAGTGGAAGGGCAGTGTTGAGACCAACAAGATTCTGGGCCTAGAGAATAACCCGGTTCCCATTGATGGCCTCTGTGTGCGCATCGGTGCCATGCGCTCTCACAGCCAGGCGTTCACCATCAAGCTGAAGCAAGATGTGCCGCTGGATGAGATTGAAGAACGCATCGCTAAGCATAACGAGTGGGTCAAGCTGATCCCCAACGACAAAGATGCCACCATTGCCGGTTTAACGCCTGCAGCTGCCACGGGCACGCTGCAAGTGCCGGTAGGTCGCTTACGCAAGCTCAACATGGGCGGTGAATACCTGTCTGCGTTCAGCGTGGGTGACCAGCTGCTGTGGGGCGCTGCCGAGCCGCTCAAGCGCATGCTGAAGATTCTGCGCGAGCAGTAA
- a CDS encoding phosphoribosylanthranilate isomerase — MKTHYARTRIKFCGLTRAQDVEQAVSLGIDALGFVMWPKSARGITPEKLQTLSQQVPAFATRVGLFVNQPVELIEQCLPYLDVIQFHGDEPASFCQQFDRPWIKALRMRDGIDLHQAAAEYTQAQALLLDAYSPGVPGGTGETFDWSRIPAALEKPVILAGGLTVENINAAIDQVKPYAVDVSGGIEALPGVKSAELMASFVKHVSLASA, encoded by the coding sequence GTGAAGACTCATTATGCACGTACGCGGATCAAGTTTTGTGGCCTCACCCGGGCGCAGGATGTTGAGCAAGCCGTGTCGCTCGGTATTGATGCGCTAGGTTTTGTGATGTGGCCTAAGAGTGCTCGCGGCATTACACCGGAAAAACTGCAAACGCTTTCACAGCAGGTGCCTGCGTTTGCGACGCGGGTAGGGCTGTTTGTTAATCAGCCCGTTGAACTGATCGAGCAGTGCCTGCCCTATTTGGATGTGATTCAGTTTCACGGAGATGAGCCAGCCTCGTTTTGCCAGCAGTTTGATCGGCCTTGGATTAAAGCCCTGCGCATGCGCGACGGTATCGACCTTCATCAAGCAGCGGCGGAGTATACCCAGGCTCAGGCACTGTTGTTGGATGCTTACAGCCCTGGGGTGCCGGGCGGAACTGGGGAGACGTTTGATTGGTCTAGAATCCCCGCAGCCCTGGAAAAACCTGTTATCCTCGCCGGTGGGTTAACGGTTGAGAACATTAATGCAGCCATTGATCAAGTTAAGCCTTACGCGGTTGATGTCTCAGGCGGTATTGAGGCGTTGCCCGGCGTTAAAAGCGCCGAGTTGATGGCGTCTTTTGTTAAACACGTATCATTAGCCAGCGCTTAA
- the trpA gene encoding tryptophan synthase subunit alpha gives MNRIDQRFSELKQQGRKALIPYITAGDPALQYTVGFMHALVEAGADIIELGVPFSDPMADGPVIQKACERALKQGTRLVDLLEMVAEFRQADTTTPVVLMGYLNPIERIGYDVFADKAASVGVDGVLVVDMPPEEAEEFGPLLKARDLAAIFLVAPTTSHARAATICAHGEGYLYYVSLKGVTGAATLNAEDVANHLAPLREMTDLPLCVGFGIRDGVTAAEVAKVADGVIVGSALVNRIADSVDSPETIAGQLKSVLAEMRTAMDA, from the coding sequence ATGAATCGTATTGACCAGCGTTTTTCAGAGTTAAAGCAGCAGGGCCGCAAGGCGTTGATTCCCTATATCACGGCAGGTGATCCTGCCCTGCAATACACCGTTGGCTTTATGCATGCCTTGGTGGAGGCGGGTGCTGATATTATCGAGCTTGGCGTGCCGTTTTCAGACCCGATGGCCGACGGCCCGGTCATTCAAAAAGCCTGTGAACGGGCACTGAAACAGGGCACCCGTTTGGTCGACCTGCTTGAGATGGTGGCTGAATTTCGTCAAGCCGATACCACGACGCCCGTTGTCTTAATGGGGTACCTCAACCCCATTGAGCGCATCGGTTACGACGTGTTTGCTGATAAAGCAGCCAGCGTAGGTGTCGATGGGGTGCTGGTGGTCGATATGCCGCCAGAAGAGGCGGAAGAGTTTGGCCCACTGTTAAAGGCGCGTGATTTAGCGGCAATTTTCCTGGTTGCGCCTACCACTTCCCATGCCCGTGCCGCTACAATATGCGCCCACGGTGAGGGCTACCTATATTATGTTTCGCTTAAGGGCGTTACCGGCGCTGCGACGCTGAATGCTGAGGATGTGGCGAACCACCTAGCACCGCTGCGTGAAATGACCGACTTACCGCTATGCGTTGGCTTCGGCATTCGCGATGGCGTGACAGCAGCGGAAGTAGCTAAAGTGGCCGACGGCGTTATCGTAGGCAGCGCGCTGGTTAACCGCATCGCGGACAGCGTTGATTCACCTGAAACCATCGCCGGGCAGCTGAAAAGCGTGTTGGCTGAAATGCGCACCGCGATGGATGCCTAA
- the leuD gene encoding 3-isopropylmalate dehydratase small subunit, with the protein MKKFERFEGVVAPLDRANVDTDLIIPKQFLKSIKRTGFGVNLFDELRYLDEGQPGQDCSQRPLNNEFVLNQPRYQGAEVLLARRNFGCGSSREHAPWALEDFGFKVVIAPSFADIFYNNAFKNGILLITLAEEEVDRLFAEVEANDGYQLDVDLEHQRVITPSGEILEFEVDEFRKHCLLNGLDDIGITLQDEDAIRCFEAKHRQQRPWLFRQPA; encoded by the coding sequence ATGAAAAAGTTCGAACGTTTTGAAGGCGTGGTCGCGCCGTTAGATCGCGCTAATGTTGATACCGACCTGATCATCCCGAAACAGTTTTTGAAGTCCATTAAGCGTACCGGTTTTGGCGTGAACCTGTTTGACGAGCTGCGCTATTTAGATGAAGGCCAGCCAGGCCAGGATTGCTCCCAGCGCCCGCTGAACAATGAGTTCGTGTTGAACCAGCCGCGCTACCAGGGTGCTGAAGTGCTGCTGGCACGCCGTAACTTCGGCTGTGGCAGCTCCCGTGAGCATGCGCCATGGGCACTGGAAGATTTCGGTTTTAAAGTCGTGATTGCGCCTAGCTTTGCCGATATTTTCTATAACAACGCGTTTAAAAACGGCATTCTGTTGATCACCCTGGCGGAAGAAGAAGTGGATCGCCTGTTTGCCGAAGTGGAAGCCAATGATGGCTATCAGTTAGATGTCGACCTTGAGCATCAGCGGGTGATTACCCCTAGCGGCGAAATTCTTGAGTTTGAGGTAGATGAGTTCCGCAAGCACTGCCTGCTTAATGGATTGGACGATATCGGTATTACGCTGCAGGACGAAGACGCGATTCGCTGCTTTGAAGCGAAGCATCGACAGCAGCGCCCGTGGCTGTTCCGCCAGCCAGCTTAG